A window from Micromonospora terminaliae encodes these proteins:
- a CDS encoding RNA polymerase sigma factor: MTEPRQTGADVRSLTDTLIAHAQSAGGQLTSAQLARTVESAEVTPAQAKKILRALSEAGVTVVVDGSASTRRRVAAARSATPASRATTAKTTKKAAAPAPKQAPAVEEAPAPAPRKATARKAAGATAGTTAEVAAKAAAPAKATKTTRATKATVAAKTAAAKPAKDAPKGEGAEGEIDPEELAAEIEDVVVEEPAELTQAAEADAASSATDNDFEWDDEESEALKQARRDAELTASADSVRAYLKQIGKVPLLNAEQEVELAKRIEAGLYAAERLRAADEGEEKLTRDMQRDLLWISRDGERAKNHLLEANLRLVVSLAKRYTGRGMAFLDLIQEGNLGLIRAVEKFDYTKGYKFSTYATWWIRQAITRAMADQARTIRIPVHMVEVINKLGRIQRELLQDLGREPTPEELAKEMDITPEKVLEIQQYAREPISLDQTIGDEGDSQLGDFIEDSEAVVAVDAVSFSLLQDQLQQVLQTLSEREAGVVRLRFGLTDGQPRTLDEIGQVYGVTRERIRQIESKTMSKLRHPSRSQVLRDYLD, translated from the coding sequence GCAGAGCGCCGGTGGTCAGCTCACGTCGGCCCAGCTCGCGCGCACCGTCGAGTCCGCCGAGGTGACCCCGGCCCAGGCCAAGAAGATCCTCCGCGCGCTCTCCGAGGCGGGCGTGACGGTGGTCGTCGACGGCTCCGCGAGCACCCGCCGCCGGGTCGCCGCCGCCCGGTCCGCCACCCCGGCCTCCCGGGCCACCACGGCCAAGACCACCAAGAAGGCCGCCGCGCCCGCCCCGAAGCAGGCGCCGGCCGTCGAGGAGGCCCCGGCCCCCGCCCCGCGGAAGGCGACGGCCCGCAAGGCCGCCGGCGCCACCGCCGGCACCACCGCCGAGGTGGCCGCCAAGGCCGCCGCCCCGGCGAAGGCCACCAAGACCACCCGGGCCACCAAGGCCACCGTGGCCGCCAAGACGGCGGCCGCGAAGCCGGCCAAGGACGCCCCGAAGGGCGAGGGCGCCGAGGGCGAGATCGACCCCGAGGAACTCGCCGCCGAGATCGAGGACGTGGTGGTCGAGGAGCCGGCCGAGCTGACCCAGGCCGCCGAGGCCGACGCGGCCAGCTCCGCCACCGACAACGACTTCGAGTGGGACGACGAGGAGTCCGAGGCGCTCAAGCAGGCGCGCCGGGACGCCGAGCTGACCGCCTCCGCCGACTCCGTCCGGGCGTACCTGAAGCAGATCGGCAAGGTGCCGCTGCTCAACGCCGAGCAGGAGGTCGAGCTCGCCAAGCGGATCGAGGCCGGCCTCTACGCCGCCGAGCGGCTGCGCGCCGCCGACGAGGGCGAGGAGAAGCTCACCCGCGACATGCAGCGCGACCTGCTGTGGATCTCCCGGGACGGCGAGCGGGCCAAGAACCACCTGCTGGAGGCCAACCTCCGGCTCGTCGTCTCGCTGGCCAAGCGCTACACCGGTCGCGGCATGGCCTTCCTGGACCTCATCCAGGAGGGCAACCTCGGCCTGATCCGCGCCGTCGAGAAGTTCGACTACACCAAGGGCTACAAGTTCTCCACCTACGCCACCTGGTGGATCCGCCAGGCCATCACCCGCGCCATGGCCGACCAGGCCCGCACCATCCGCATCCCGGTGCACATGGTCGAAGTGATCAACAAGCTCGGCCGGATCCAGCGCGAGCTGCTCCAGGACCTGGGCCGCGAGCCCACCCCGGAGGAGCTGGCGAAGGAGATGGACATCACACCGGAGAAGGTGCTGGAGATCCAGCAGTACGCCCGGGAGCCCATCTCGCTCGACCAGACCATCGGCGACGAGGGTGACAGCCAGCTCGGCGACTTCATCGAGGACTCCGAGGCTGTCGTCGCGGTCGACGCGGTGTCGTTCTCGCTGCTGCAGGACCAGCTCCAGCAGGTCCTCCAGACGCTGTCCGAGCGCGAGGCGGGCGTGGTACGCCTGCGCTTCGGCCTCACCGACGGCCAGCCGCGCACCCTGGACGAGATCGGCCAGGTGTACGGCGTGACCCGGGAGCGCATCCGGCAGATCGAATCCAAGACCATGTCCAAGTTGCGGCACCCCTCGCGTTCCCAGGTGCTCCGCGACTACCTGGACTGA